One genomic segment of Ancylobacter sp. IITR112 includes these proteins:
- a CDS encoding FAD-dependent monooxygenase, with protein MPTRSLAIAGAGIGGLTAALALAQAGFAVTLAERAPVLEEAGAGVQLAANATRCLKALGVYERVAAEAVLPTAFAVLDGRTGTRLAGGPMGAEAEARFGGPFLVIHRADLQAALLAAVREVPAITLKLGHALESFTPDASGVTLGLRHAGGTETLRADALIGADGLRSVVRRTLLPQATPSFRHRAAWRATVPVDALPPALTDPVTRLWIGPGAHLVTYPVKAGRAINLVAVTPDEREAHGWSEAAARDELLAHYRGWCPPARALLDAPGRWLRWALFDLDPLTNWGDGPVTLLGDAAHAMPPFLAQGAAQAIEDAVVLARELSGAANIPAALRRYEAARQPRTARVQRAARGMDRIYHLTGPARIARDLVMRFQPESAVLDRYRWIYDWRA; from the coding sequence TTGCCCACACGCTCCCTCGCCATAGCCGGCGCCGGCATAGGCGGCCTCACCGCCGCCCTTGCGCTGGCGCAGGCCGGCTTTGCCGTGACCCTGGCCGAACGCGCGCCGGTGCTGGAAGAAGCCGGCGCCGGCGTGCAACTCGCCGCCAATGCCACGCGCTGCCTGAAAGCGCTCGGCGTCTATGAGCGCGTGGCCGCCGAGGCCGTGCTGCCCACCGCCTTCGCCGTGCTGGACGGGCGGACCGGCACGCGGCTCGCCGGCGGACCGATGGGAGCGGAAGCCGAGGCCCGGTTCGGCGGACCCTTCCTCGTCATTCACCGCGCCGATTTGCAGGCCGCCCTGCTCGCTGCCGTGCGCGAGGTGCCGGCCATCACGTTGAAGCTCGGCCATGCGCTGGAAAGCTTCACGCCCGACGCCTCCGGCGTCACCTTGGGCCTGCGCCATGCCGGCGGCACGGAAACCCTGCGCGCCGACGCGCTGATCGGCGCCGATGGCCTGCGCTCCGTCGTCCGGCGGACCCTCCTTCCGCAGGCGACGCCCTCCTTCCGCCATCGCGCCGCCTGGCGCGCCACCGTGCCGGTTGACGCGCTGCCCCCCGCCCTCACCGATCCGGTGACGCGGCTGTGGATCGGCCCCGGCGCCCATCTCGTCACCTATCCCGTCAAGGCCGGGCGGGCGATCAATCTGGTCGCCGTCACCCCGGATGAGCGCGAGGCGCATGGCTGGAGCGAGGCCGCGGCGCGCGACGAGCTTCTGGCGCATTATCGCGGCTGGTGCCCCCCGGCCCGCGCCTTGCTCGACGCGCCGGGGCGCTGGCTGCGCTGGGCGCTGTTCGATCTCGACCCGCTCACCAACTGGGGCGACGGCCCGGTGACGCTGCTGGGCGACGCCGCCCATGCCATGCCGCCCTTCCTCGCCCAGGGCGCTGCGCAGGCGATCGAGGATGCCGTGGTGCTGGCCCGCGAACTGTCCGGCGCGGCCAACATCCCCGCCGCCCTGCGCCGCTACGAGGCCGCGCGCCAGCCGCGCACCGCCCGTGTGCAGCGCGCCGCGCGCGGCATGGACCGCATCTACCATCTCACGGGCCCGGCCCGGATCGCCCGCGATCTGGTCATGCGGTTCCAGCCGGAAAGCGCGGTGCTGGACCGCTACCGCTGGATCTATGACTGGCGGGCGTGA
- a CDS encoding DMT family transporter, with protein sequence MPAVSKAPAATRVSAPPTFLPLPLLVALFCVLWSSAFAGAKLALADCPPLILLTLRLLLAGAIMLALAPLWDKGARRHGLPPIRRRDIAALIGIGILNNAVYLGLNWTALTFTSSAYTAVLTSCLPLLVALGAGPLLGEKMSPAKWAGIALGLIGVVIVLRSRLAGAHETMAGTLLIGGGVTALAAGTLAFKYLAPRGGIWSGNAVQCLAGGLALIPVALATESTGDIRLTANLIGGLAFLVIGVSIGGYGLWFYLLTRASATAASSLHFLMPPLGLFFGWLLLGEVVPPLDILGIVPIALGIWLVTRPTKGTG encoded by the coding sequence ATGCCCGCCGTATCGAAGGCGCCCGCCGCCACGCGCGTTTCGGCGCCGCCGACCTTTCTGCCGCTGCCGCTGCTGGTGGCGTTGTTCTGTGTGCTGTGGTCCTCCGCCTTCGCCGGGGCCAAGCTGGCACTGGCGGACTGTCCGCCGCTGATCCTGCTCACCCTGCGGCTGCTGCTCGCCGGCGCGATCATGCTCGCCCTCGCCCCGCTCTGGGACAAGGGCGCCCGGCGCCACGGCCTGCCGCCGATCCGCCGACGGGATATTGCCGCGCTCATCGGCATCGGCATCCTCAACAATGCCGTCTATCTCGGCCTCAACTGGACGGCGCTGACCTTCACCTCCTCCGCCTACACCGCCGTGCTGACGAGCTGCCTGCCGCTGCTGGTGGCGCTTGGCGCCGGGCCGCTGCTGGGCGAGAAGATGAGTCCGGCGAAATGGGCGGGCATCGCGCTGGGGCTGATCGGCGTCGTCATCGTGCTGCGCTCGCGCCTCGCCGGCGCGCATGAAACAATGGCTGGTACGCTGCTCATCGGCGGCGGCGTCACCGCGCTGGCCGCCGGCACGCTGGCGTTCAAATATCTGGCGCCGCGCGGCGGCATCTGGAGCGGCAATGCCGTTCAGTGTCTGGCCGGCGGGCTGGCCCTGATTCCGGTCGCGCTCGCCACCGAGAGCACCGGCGACATCCGCCTCACCGCAAACCTCATCGGCGGCCTCGCCTTTCTGGTGATCGGCGTCTCCATCGGCGGCTATGGCCTCTGGTTCTATCTGCTCACCCGCGCTTCAGCGACGGCGGCCTCCAGCCTGCATTTTCTCATGCCGCCGCTCGGCCTGTTCTTCGGCTGGCTGCTGCTGGGCGAAGTGGTGCCGCCTCTCGACATTCTCGGCATCGTGCCGATCGCCCTCGGCATCTGGCTGGTGACGCGGCCGACGAAAGGGACGGGGTGA
- a CDS encoding LLM class flavin-dependent oxidoreductase produces the protein MTRLTHTPLSVLDLSFVASGSSGPEALRGTLELARHVDGLGFTRFWVAEHHNLASVASGAPDVMAGQILAATERIRVGSGGVMLPNHAPLMVAERFKVLEALYPGRVDLGLGRAPGTDHLTSHALRRRQDVDPGDDFLDRLKELMLWDTGAWPADHPYRNIQVMPVDVKLPPIFLLGSSGYSARLSAQIGVGYAYAHHFAQHDVLDAMLSYRAGFQPSERLAAPHAILALAVVCAPTDEEAEYLAGSVDLAHLRRARGHYGPIPTAEEAAAYPYSEADRVFIRRNRDKVLVGGPEKVAEGLERFLDTTQADEVMITTAIPDMAAKKRSYTLVKALQAVSAAA, from the coding sequence ATGACCCGTCTCACCCATACCCCCCTTTCCGTCCTCGACCTCTCCTTCGTCGCTTCCGGCTCCAGCGGGCCGGAGGCGCTGCGTGGCACGCTGGAACTGGCGCGCCATGTCGATGGCCTCGGCTTCACCCGCTTCTGGGTCGCCGAACATCACAACCTCGCCTCCGTCGCGTCGGGCGCCCCCGATGTGATGGCGGGGCAAATCCTGGCGGCGACCGAGCGCATCCGCGTCGGCTCCGGCGGGGTGATGCTGCCCAATCACGCGCCGCTGATGGTGGCGGAGCGTTTCAAGGTGCTGGAGGCGCTGTATCCCGGCCGGGTCGATCTCGGCCTCGGCCGGGCACCGGGCACAGACCATCTCACCTCGCACGCGCTGCGGCGCCGGCAGGATGTCGATCCCGGCGACGATTTCCTCGACCGGCTGAAAGAGCTGATGCTGTGGGATACCGGCGCTTGGCCGGCGGACCATCCCTACCGCAACATCCAGGTGATGCCGGTGGATGTAAAACTGCCGCCGATCTTTCTGCTGGGCTCCTCCGGCTACAGCGCCCGCCTCTCGGCGCAGATCGGGGTGGGCTATGCCTATGCCCATCATTTCGCCCAGCATGACGTGCTGGACGCGATGCTGAGCTACCGCGCCGGCTTCCAGCCCTCGGAGCGGCTGGCGGCGCCGCATGCCATCCTCGCTCTGGCGGTGGTGTGCGCGCCGACCGACGAGGAGGCGGAATATCTCGCCGGCAGCGTCGATCTCGCCCATTTGCGCCGCGCGCGCGGGCATTACGGCCCGATCCCGACCGCCGAGGAGGCGGCCGCCTATCCCTATAGCGAGGCGGATCGCGTCTTCATCCGCCGCAACCGCGACAAGGTGCTGGTGGGCGGGCCGGAGAAGGTCGCCGAAGGGCTGGAGCGCTTCCTCGACACCACGCAGGCGGACGAGGTGATGATCACCACCGCCATTCCCGACATGGCGGCGAAGAAGCGTTCCTACACGCTGGTGAAGGCGCTGCAGGCGGTGTCGGCGGCGGCGTGA